From the Limanda limanda chromosome 7, fLimLim1.1, whole genome shotgun sequence genome, the window agaaagtgCAATATCATCTGAcatccaatcacacacacaaacacacacactttcaaagtTGCATTGGTCGAGTCAAAAAACAAGATCTGTCAACACAGAGGCTGGAGTCATTCTGCAGGATTTCTATCTAACAAATAATCactttaaattcattttaatttgttacttGAGATGACGTTGCCTTATAGCAAAGTAAATAagtctttaaaaacatcttcatGACCAAAGTAGCATCGAGATCAATGTCCACGATTCATAGTTTAGGTTTTTCTAGGTTGAAAAAGCCACGTTATAATTTTTGAGACTCAATCGGCCCAAATATATGAAACTTACTGCTTCAGtcctgttgcgggtggaaatcaaaggcaggagtcgtcgttctcaagttaaaattaagcaagtttattcagaggtcacaggtcaggaaactgcggtgtctagcaaattaTCATGCATGGACCACTAATCCTAGGcagtaagctgcacaggaaaaatggcgcttacACAAAGTGCGTAcatagcttatatattgatttactgagcgtgacagaggttcttgtacacggggcagtgcctcgttggctggttcacaaggcagtcctgccttcctggctcgttgggtcctcctcctggcgtcgcgtgttgatgatgatgatctgggCGTGCACGTCATGTCGcggttaccagaggtcatagcgttctggcctcaaagcattctaagactgatgatctcattgtgtgtactgatgtgtggaACGTAtcatgcacaggagagaggacgtcttagaaattaatataatgaagGGATTCatggaaaactgtgagaaaaggcatgaaaacctctagtctaatctgtccgctgtgtgtgtgtgagggagggtttTGGCCTTGTCTGCTCATTATCTGCCTCACCTCCCTCAGATGttggccttgtgtgtgtgtgtgtgtgtgtgtgtgtgtgaacatgatgtgtagctgaccacacgttaaagtgtgtgtatgtcaatagTCCTGATGTTTCCAGTTGTGAAACATCAGGAGAATCAGAGTcaattttatactttttaaaaaaggtcaaaTGCACGTTGACAAATTTACTTTAAACTTTGAGTTTACGATCAGGCGCCTTTAATTAAAAGGTTGCATTTCCCTCTGAGATGCTTTGTATCAGTGCACATCTTTAAAACTATCTCAAAAACCCACTTAGAACCTTCAACTTCTACTTTGTGGGTTATAGACATTTTGCagctgttttataaaatgacgCAGCGTTAGATCTGGGGAGTGATGGAGTCGAGCTCAGTCACAGTCCAGTGCATCAGCTGCTAAAGCTCATATTTAAGCTGCTTTAGCTCTCAACTCTTCCGACCTCAACACCACGTCACAACCGCCTCCGACCCAGCTCCTGATGATGCAATTGCTGATCTTCATTCACACCCGTAGAAACCGTGGAGATGAACGGGCGCATGATGAGTTGACAAGCAGCTGTCAAAGCTGAGCCGGAGTATTTACGTGCAGTGAGGTAAACCAGAGGGTTGAGGGCGCTGTTCAGACACACCAGCCCACGACTTATCTGATGGCCGACGTAAACTCTGTTGGACCATGTGTGATAGTTCTCGTGTTTGCTCAGAACTCTTGACCAGAGATTTAGGTTCTTGAACAGGTGATAGGGGAggtaacacacagagaagagaaggatCAAAATGAACATCAACCTCAGGCTCCTTTGCTTCAGATCCTTGTCGACGTTGTTTTTGGAGCAAAGTGTGATAATCATATGTCCGTAGCAGCCCAGCGTGATGAGGAGTGGGATACAAAACCCAGTCAGGGTCCTCCCCAGGCTGTAGTTCAGGTAATCCTCCACAGATGTGTCGTGTGTGGTGTCGTAGCATTTCTCAGTGTTGTTTCCAAACGTTTTGATGTAGAACATGTCTGGAAGACTCTGGGCAGCCACCAGCAGCCACACGAGGACTGAGATGTTCACAGAATGAGTGACAGTGATTCTTCCTAACACTTTCATCGGGTGAACAATAGCCAGGTACCTGTACACGCTGATGCACGTAAGGAATCCGATGCTGCCGTAGAGGTTCACGTTGAAGCAGAATCTCGTTATCTTGCAGAATGTAGCTCCAAAGATCCACTCTCTGTCCCTGAAGTAGTAATCCACCAGAAAAGGCAAAGTGAGCAGATACAAAATATCTGCAAGTCCCAGGTTGAGAACAAACACGTTGACGCTTCCCAGTTTCTTCCAGTTCTGCCACAAAGACTTCAACCCCCATGCGTTAGCAACCAGGCCGACGATGAAGACCAAGATTAAAACAGGAGGCAGGAATTTGCCGGGGAAATCAAAGTTGACAGAGGTATCGTTCATGTTCTTCTGAGCTGCAGTTCTTCCTCCtcgtgaatgtgatcgtctctTTTGGTTCCACATCTCAGGGCTCGGCACACTTCATTCAAGTTCCTGCACGTACTTATATCCAGGAAACTATGTTAATGTCACGGTGCTGTTGCCAGAAGCAGGGCCTGACCCACacaaaggaagtgatgcaaTGATGGTTAGACCTGTTTTACTACCAGGCTGTTAGCAGACAACAGGCGGTTAAAAAATTATTAAACGTAAAAttcttttaactttgtgcttatgttgtttttaatgtccctgTGCAGCACATTAACTCTGTGGAAGGTGCTTCATAAATAAAGCTGCCTTGCCCAATGTGAGGTCAGATGTTAAAGCCAATGTGAGAACAACACAAGAaaatcagggggggggggggggtgacattTATGTAATATAAACTATTACTGACATCAGTTAGACTTCATGTCCAGCATATATCAGGTCTCACAAGCTCTTTCATAATTATAGTAAAACTAgttttaaatttggtttcattGTTATAATGAATCAGCTCATtacaggaggaagaaggaagggaAACGTTTGGAAAAAGGCATTTCAAACTTTAATGTGTGACTTCATTaaggaaatgaaaaacaccAATTTAGAATAGTAACAATCGTCAGGAAGACAAATGTAGGAACTttgtaaaatattgacattattaactATACATAAAAAGTGTAGAAATATTtacagcaaaacagcaaaataaagaaagtgCAATATCATCTGAcatccaatcacacacacaaacacacacactttcaaagtTGCATTGGTCGAGTCAAAAAACAAGATCTGTCAACACAGAGGCTGGAGTCATTCTGCAGGATTTCTATCTAACAAATAATCactttaaattcattttaatttgttacttGAGATGACGTTGCCTTATAGCAAAGTAAATAagtctttaaaaacatcttcatGACCAAAGTAGCATCGAGATCAATGTCCACGATTCATAGTTTAGGTTTTTCTAGGTTGAAAAAGCCACGTTAAAATTTTTGAGACTCAATCGGCCCAAATATATGAAACTTACTGCTTCAGtcctgttgcgggtggaaatcaaaggcaggagtcgtcgttctcaagttaaaattaagcaagtttattcagaggtcacaggtcaggaaactgcggtgtctagcaaattaTCATGCATGGACCACTAATCCTAGGcagtaagctgcacaggaaaaatggcgcttacACAAAGTGCGTAcatagcttatatattgatttactgagcgtgacagaggttcttgtacgCGGGacagtgcctcgttggctggttcacaaggcagtcctgccttcctggctcgttgggtcctcctcctggcgtcgcgtgttgatgatgatgatctgggCGTGCACGTCATGTCGCGGTTATCAGAGGTCATAGCGTtctggcctcaaagcattctaagactgatgatctcattgtgtgtactgatgtgtggaACGTAtcatgcacaggagagaggacgtcttagaaattaatataatgaagGGATTCatggaaaactgtgagaaaaggcatgaaaacctctagtctaatctgtccgctgtgtgtgtgtgagggagggtttTGGCCTTGTCTGCTCATTATCTGCCTCACCTCCCTCAGATGttggccttgtgtgtgtgtgtgtctgtgtgtgtgtgaacatgatgtgtagctgaccacacgttaaagtgtgtgtatgtcaatagTCCTGATGTTTCCAGTTGTGAAACATCAGGAGAATCAGAGTcaattttatactttttaaaaaaggtcaaaTGCACGTTGACAAATTTACTTTAAACTTTGAGTTTACGATCAGGCGCCTTTAATTAAAAGGTTGCATTTCCCTCTGAGATGCTTTGTATCAGTGCACATCTTTAAAACTATCTCAAAAACCCACTTAGAACCTTCAACTTCTACTTTGTGGGTTATAGACATTTTGCagctgttttataaaatgacgCAGCGTTAGATCTGGGGAGTGATGGAGTCGAGCTCAGTCACAGTCCAGTGCATCAGCTGCTAAAGCTCATATTTAAGCTGCTTTAGCTCTCAACTCTTCCGACCTCAACACCACGTCACAACCGCCTCCGACCCAGCTCCTGATGATGCAATTGCTGATCTTCATTCACACCCGTAGAAACCGTGGAGATGAACGGGCGCATGATGAGTTGACAAGCAGCTGTCAAAGCTGAGCCGGAGTATTTACGTGCAGTGAGGTAAACCAGAGGGTTGAGGGCGCTGTTCAGACACACCAGCCCACGACTTATCTGATGGCCGACGTAAACTCTGTTGGACCATGTGTGATAGTTCTCGTGTTTGCTCAGAACTCTTGACCAGAGATTTAGGTTCTTGAACAGGTGATAGGGGAggtaacacacagagaagagaaggatCAAAATGAACATCAACCTCAGGCTCCTTTGCTTCAGATCCTTGTCGACGTTGTTTTTGGAGCAAAGTGTGATAATCATATGTCCGTAGCAGCCCAGCGTGATGAGGAGTGGGATACAAAACCCAGTCAGGGTCCTCCCCAGGCTGTAGTTCAGGTAATCCTCCACAGATGTGTCGTGTGTGGTGTCGTAGCATTTCTCAGTGTTGTTTCCAAACGTTTTGATGTAGAACATGTCTGGAAGACTCTGGGCAGCCACCAGCAGCCACACGAGGACTGAGATGTTCACAGAATGAGTGACAGTGATTCTTCCTAACACTTTCATCGGGTGAACAATAGCCAGGTACCTGTACACGCTGATGCACGTAAGGAATCCGATGCTGCCGTAGAGGTTCGCGTTGAAGCAGAATCTCGTTATCTTGCAGAATGTAGCTCCAAAGATCCACTCTCTGTCCCTGAAGTAGTAATCCACCAGAAAAGGCAAAGTGAGCAGATACAAAATATCTGCAAGTCCCAGGTTGAGAACAAACACGTTGACGCTTCCCAGTTTCTTCCAGTTCTGCCACAAAGACTTCAACCCCCATGCGTTAGCAACCAGGCCGACGATGAAGACCAAGATTAAAACAGGAGGCAGGAATTTGCCGGGGAAATCAAAGTTGACAGAGGTATCGTTCATGTTCTTCTGAGCTGCAGTTCTTCCTCCtcgtgaatgtgatcgtctctTTTGGTTCCACATCTCAGGGCTCGGCACACTTCATTCAAGTTCCTGCACGTACTTATATCCAGGAAACTATGTTAATGTCACGGTGCTGTTGCCAGAAGCAGGGCCTGACCCACacaaaggaagtgatgcaaTGATGGTTAGACCTGTTTTACTACCAGGCTGTTAGCAGACAACAGGCGGTTAAAAAATTATTAAACGTAAAAttcttttaactttgtgcttatgttgtttttaatgtccctgTGCAGCACATTAACTCTGTGGAAGGTGCTTCATAAATAAAGCTGCCTTGCCCAATGTGAGGTCAGATGTTAAAGCCAATGTGAGAACAACACAAGAaaatcagggggggggggggggtgacattTATGTAATATAAACTATTACTGACATCAGTTAGACTTCATGTCCAGCATATATCAGGTCTCACAAGCTCTTTCATAATTATAGTAAAACTAgttttaaatttggtttcattGTTATAATGAATCAGCTCATtacaggaggaagaaggaagggaAACGTTTGGAAAAAGGCATTTCAAACTTTAATGTGTGACTTCATTaaggaaatgaaaaacaccAATTTAGAATAGTAACAATCGTCAGGAAGACAAATGTAGGAACTttgtaaaatattgacattattaactATACATAAAAAGTGTAGAAATATTtacagcaaaacagcaaaataaagaaagtgCAATATCATCTGAcatccaatcacacacacaaacacacacactttcaaagtTGCATTGGTCGAGTCAAAAAACAAGATCTGTCAACACAGAGGCTGGAGTCATTCTGCAGGATTTCTATCTAACAAATAATCactttaaattcattttaatttgttacttGAGATGACGTTGCCTTATAGCAAAGTAAATAagtctttaaaaacatcttcatGACCAAAGTAGCATCGAGATCAATGTCCACGATTCATAGTTTAGGTTTTTCTAGGTTGAAAAAGCCACGTTAAAATTTTTGAGACTCAATCGGCCCAAATATATGAAACTTACTGCTTCAGtcctgttgcgggtggaaatcaaaggcaggagtcgtcgttctcaagttaaaattaagcaagtttattcagaggtcacaggtcaggaaactgcggtgtctagcaaattaTCATGCATGGACCACTAATCCTAGGcagtaagctgcacaggaaaaatggcgcttacACAAAGTGCGTAcatagcttatatattgatttactgagcgtgacagaggttcttgtacgCGGGacagtgcctcgttggctggttcacaaggcagtcctgccttcctggctcgttgggtcctcctcctggcgtcgcgtgttgatgatgatgatctgggCGTGCACGTCATGTCGCGGTTATCAGAGGTCATAGCGTtctggcctcaaagcattctaagactgatgatctcattgtgtgtactgatgtgtggaACGTAtcatgcacaggagagaggacgtcttagaaattaatataatgaagGGATTCatggaaaactgtgagaaaaggcatgaaaacctctagtctaatctgtccgctgtgtgtgtgtgagggagggtttTGGCCTTGTCTGCTCATTATCTGCCTCACCTCCCTCAGATGttggccttgtgtgtgtgtgtgtctgtgtgtgtgtgaacatgatgtgtagctgaccacacgttaaagtgtgtgtatgtcaatagTCCTGATGTTTCCAGTTGTGAAACATCAGGAGAATCAGAGTcaattttatactttttaaaaaaggtcaaaTGCACGTTGACAAATTTACTTTAAACTTTGAGTTTACGATCAGGCGCCTTTAATTAAAAGGTTGCATTTCCCTCTGAGATGCTTTGTATCAGTGCACATCTTTAAAACTATCTCAAAAACCCACTTAGAACCTTCAACTTCTACTTTGTGGGTTATAGACATTTTGCagctgttttataaaatgacgCA encodes:
- the LOC133004603 gene encoding P2Y purinoceptor 1-like, whose product is MNDTSVNFDFPGKFLPPVLILVFIVGLVANAWGLKSLWQNWKKLGSVNVFVLNLGLADILYLLTLPFLVDYYFRDREWIFGATFCKITRFCFNVNLYGSIGFLTCISVYRYLAIVHPMKVLGRITVTHSVNISVLVWLLVAAQSLPDMFYIKTFGNNTEKCYDTTHDTSVEDYLNYSLGRTLTGFCIPLLITLGCYGHMIITLCSKNNVDKDLKQRSLRLMFILILLFSVCYLPYHLFKNLNLWSRVLSKHENYHTWSNRVYVGHQISRGLVCLNSALNPLVYLTARKYSGSALTAACQLIMRPFISTVSTGVNEDQQLHHQELGRRRL
- the LOC133004604 gene encoding P2Y purinoceptor 1-like, encoding MNDTSVNFDFPGKFLPPVLILVFIVGLVANAWGLKSLWQNWKKLGSVNVFVLNLGLADILYLLTLPFLVDYYFRDREWIFGATFCKITRFCFNANLYGSIGFLTCISVYRYLAIVHPMKVLGRITVTHSVNISVLVWLLVAAQSLPDMFYIKTFGNNTEKCYDTTHDTSVEDYLNYSLGRTLTGFCIPLLITLGCYGHMIITLCSKNNVDKDLKQRSLRLMFILILLFSVCYLPYHLFKNLNLWSRVLSKHENYHTWSNRVYVGHQISRGLVCLNSALNPLVYLTARKYSGSALTAACQLIMRPFISTVSTGVNEDQQLHHQELGRRRL